A single Macaca fascicularis isolate 582-1 chromosome 13, T2T-MFA8v1.1 DNA region contains:
- the RDH14 gene encoding retinol dehydrogenase 14 isoform X3, protein MPHAHRQGPTRRAPEFSAYRCLLGSGKAAASELPWRDRWALGPDDGSGHCGGNTGRSGRGSVAGGPAVRGVRGPAAARRRGPRPHAREDCADHRGKQRPGPRYGRGAGAPGGARDHGLPGPRARGGGGGSAPSRAPPGRGVRPRARRRRGGRTHSPGAGPRLAALGARLLPGNAPVRCEDFFVQMF, encoded by the exons ATGCCCCACGCACACCGTCAGGGGCCGACCCGCCGCGCCCCAGAGTTCTCCGCGTACAGGTGTCTCCTGGGTTCCGGTAAGGCGGCGGCTTCGGAACTCCCGTGGAGGGACCGGTGGGCCCTCGGGCCCGACGATGGCAGTGGCCACTGCGGCGGCAATACTGGCCGCTCTGGGCGGGGCTCTGTGGCTGGCGGCCCGGCGGTTCGCGGGGTCCGGGGTCCAGCGGCAGCGCGGAGGCGGGGACCCCGGCCTCATGCACGGGAAGACTGTGCTGATCACCGGGGCAAACAGCGGCCTGGGCCGCGCTACGGCCGCGGAGCTGGTGCGCCTGGGGGCGCGCGTGATCATGGGCTGCCGGGACCGCGCGCGCGCGGAGGAGGCGGCGGGTCAGCTCCGTCGCGAGCTCCGCCAGGCCGCGGAGTGCGGCCCAGAGCCCGGCGTCGGCGGGGCGGGCGAACTCATAGTCCGGGAGCTGGACCTCGCCTCGCTGCGCTCGGTGCGCGCCTTCTGCCAGGAAATGCTCCAG TGAGGTGTGAGGATTTCTTTGTGCAAATG
- the NT5C1B gene encoding cytosolic 5'-nucleotidase 1B isoform X1, which translates to MSQTSLKQKKNEPGMRSSKESLEAEKRKESDKQGVRLSNQGSQESSLRKTDSRGYLVRSQWSRTSRSPSTKAPSIDEPRSRNTSAKVELPSSSTSSRTPSTSPSLHDSSPPALSKQPSLQPPASPQPPRSQDSRPPTPPEPDPGSRRNTKMQDNPEAWAQGIVREIRQSRDSQSREYSRTSPTEWKSSSQRRGIYPASNQLDRDCLPEQQQQQREDEDDYEAAYWASMRSFYEKNPSSSRPRPPKPKNAITIALSSCALFNMVDGRKIYEEEGLEKYMEYQLTNENVILTPGPAFRFVKALQYVNARLRDLYPDEQDLFDIVLMTNNHAQVGVRLINSVNHYGLLIDRFCLTGGKNPIGYLKAYLTNLYIAADSEKVQEAIQEGIASATMFDGAKDMAYCDTQLRVAFDGDAVLFSDESEHFTKEHGLDKFFQYDTLCESKPLAQGPLKGFLEDLGRLQKKFYAKNERLLCPIRTYLVTARSAASSGARVLKTLRRWGLEIDEALFLAGAPKSPILVKIRPHIFFDDHMFHIEGAQKLGSMAAYGFNKKFSS; encoded by the exons ATGAGTCAAACATCTCTCAAACAGAAAAAG AATGAGCCCGGAATGAGGTCCTCAAAAGAGAGTctagaagcagaaaaaagaaaggaatctgACAAACAAGGAGTTCGTCTGAGCAATCAG GGATCACAAGAATCATCACTGCGCAAGACAGACTCTCGAGGGTACCTTGTGCGCAGTCAATGGTCTAGAACATCCCGCAGCCCATCCACCAAGGCTCCATCCATAGATGAGCCTAGAAGCAGGAACACCAGTGCTAAGGTAGAG CTCCCCAGCAGCTCCACGAGCTCCCGGACTCCATCCACCTCCCCAAGCCTTCATGACTCCTCACCGCCGGCACTGTCCAAGCAGCCCTCGCTCCAGCCGCCCGCGTCACCCCAGCCACCCCGGTCGCAGGACTCACGGCCTCCCACGCCCCCAGAGCCCGATCCTGGCTCCCGGCGCAACACCAAAATGCAAGACAATCCGGAGGCCTGGGCCCAAGGCATCGTGCGGGAAATCCGCCAGAGCCGGGACTCGCAGTCGCGGGAATATTCGCGCACATCCCCCACCGAATGGAAGTCCTCCAGCCAACGCAGGGGGATCTACCCCGCCTCCAACCAACTGGACCGCGACTGTCTGcctgagcagcagcagcagcagcgggaGGATGAGGACGACTACGAGGCTGCCTACTGGGCATCCATGAGGTCGTTCTATGAGAAGAACCCGAGCTCCTCGCGTCCCAGGCCG CCCAAACCCAAGAACGCCATCACCATTGCTCTCTCATCCTGCGCTCTCTTCAACATGGTGGACGGCAGGAAAATCTACGAGGAAGAGGGTCTGGAAAAGTACATGGAGTATCAGCTCACCAATGAGAATGTCATCCTGACCCCGGGTCCGGCGTTCCGCTTTGTCAAG GCACTACAGTATGTCAATGCTAGACTCCGTGATCTATATCCTGATGAACAGGACTTATTTGATATTGTACTGATGACTAATAACCATGCCCAAGTGGGAGTGCGGCTTATAAACAGCGTCAATCACTAtg GCTTACTGATTGACCGCTTCTGTCTGACCGGTGGAAAAAACCCAATTGGCTATTTGAAGGCATATCTTACCAACTTGTATATTGCTGCAGATTCTGAAAAAGTGCAAGAGGCAATACAAGAAG GTATTGCCTCTGCCACAATGTTTGATGGAGCCAAAGACATGGCTTACTGTGACACCCAGCTCCGTGTAGCCTTTGATGGGGATGCTGTCCTCTTCTCTGATGAGTCTGAACATTTTACCAAGGAGCATGGGCTGGACAAATTCTTCCAGTATGATACATTATGTGAAAGTAAGCCTCTTGCTCAG GGTCCCCTGAAAGGCTTTCTGGAAGATTTAGGCAGACTGCAAAAGAAGTTCTATGCCAAAAATGAACGGTTACTTTGTCCTATCAGGACCTACCTGGTTACAGCTAGGAGTGCAGCCAGTTCAGGCGCCCGTGTGCTGAAGACCCTTCGACGGTGGGGTCTAGAGATAGACGAAGCTCTTTTCCTTGCTGGAGCCCCCAAAAGTCCCATCTTGGTGAAGATCCGGCCCCATATCTTCTTTGATGACCACATGTTCCACATTGAAGGGGCACAGAAGTTAGGTTCCATGGCAGCTTATGGctttaataaaaaattcagtagttag
- the NT5C1B gene encoding cytosolic 5'-nucleotidase 1B isoform X3, which produces MSQTSLKQKKNEPGMRSSKESLEAEKRKESDKQGVRLSNQMRRAVNPNHSLRCCPFRGHSSCRRCLCAAEGTALGPCRTIRIYIHMCLLWEQGQQITMMRGSQESSLRKTDSRGYLVRSQWSRTSRSPSTKAPSIDEPRSRNTSAKVELPSSSTSSRTPSTSPSLHDSSPPALSKQPSLQPPASPQPPRSQDSRPPTPPEPDPGSRRNTKMQDNPEAWAQGIVREIRQSRDSQSREYSRTSPTEWKSSSQRRGIYPASNQLDRDCLPEQQQQQREDEDDYEAAYWASMRSFYEKNPSSSRPRPPKPKNAITIALSSCALFNMVDGRKIYEEEGLEKYMEYQLTNENVILTPGPAFRFVKALQYVNARLRDLYPDEQDLFDIVLMTNNHAQVGVRLINSVNHYGLLIDRFCLTGGKNPIGYLKAYLTNLYIAADSEKVQEAIQEGIASATMFDGAKDMAYCDTQLRVAFDGDAVLFSDESEHFTKEHGLDKFFQYDTLCESKPLAQGPLKGFLEDLGRLQKKFYAKNERLLCPIRTYLVTARSAASSGARVLKTLRRWGLEIDEALFLAGAPKSPILVKIRPHIFFDDHMFHIEGAQKLGSMAAYGFNKKFSS; this is translated from the exons ATGAGTCAAACATCTCTCAAACAGAAAAAG AATGAGCCCGGAATGAGGTCCTCAAAAGAGAGTctagaagcagaaaaaagaaaggaatctgACAAACAAGGAGTTCGTCTGAGCAATCAG ATGAGGCGTGCAGTCAATCCGAATCACTCGCTGAGATGTTGCCCCTTCCGGGGTCACTCGTCGTGTAGACGCTGCCTTTGTGCAGCTGAGGGAACAGCCCTTGGCCCCTGCCGCACAATACGTATTTATATTCACATGTGCCTGTTGTGGGAGCAGGGCCAGCAGATCACCATGATGagg GGATCACAAGAATCATCACTGCGCAAGACAGACTCTCGAGGGTACCTTGTGCGCAGTCAATGGTCTAGAACATCCCGCAGCCCATCCACCAAGGCTCCATCCATAGATGAGCCTAGAAGCAGGAACACCAGTGCTAAGGTAGAG CTCCCCAGCAGCTCCACGAGCTCCCGGACTCCATCCACCTCCCCAAGCCTTCATGACTCCTCACCGCCGGCACTGTCCAAGCAGCCCTCGCTCCAGCCGCCCGCGTCACCCCAGCCACCCCGGTCGCAGGACTCACGGCCTCCCACGCCCCCAGAGCCCGATCCTGGCTCCCGGCGCAACACCAAAATGCAAGACAATCCGGAGGCCTGGGCCCAAGGCATCGTGCGGGAAATCCGCCAGAGCCGGGACTCGCAGTCGCGGGAATATTCGCGCACATCCCCCACCGAATGGAAGTCCTCCAGCCAACGCAGGGGGATCTACCCCGCCTCCAACCAACTGGACCGCGACTGTCTGcctgagcagcagcagcagcagcgggaGGATGAGGACGACTACGAGGCTGCCTACTGGGCATCCATGAGGTCGTTCTATGAGAAGAACCCGAGCTCCTCGCGTCCCAGGCCG CCCAAACCCAAGAACGCCATCACCATTGCTCTCTCATCCTGCGCTCTCTTCAACATGGTGGACGGCAGGAAAATCTACGAGGAAGAGGGTCTGGAAAAGTACATGGAGTATCAGCTCACCAATGAGAATGTCATCCTGACCCCGGGTCCGGCGTTCCGCTTTGTCAAG GCACTACAGTATGTCAATGCTAGACTCCGTGATCTATATCCTGATGAACAGGACTTATTTGATATTGTACTGATGACTAATAACCATGCCCAAGTGGGAGTGCGGCTTATAAACAGCGTCAATCACTAtg GCTTACTGATTGACCGCTTCTGTCTGACCGGTGGAAAAAACCCAATTGGCTATTTGAAGGCATATCTTACCAACTTGTATATTGCTGCAGATTCTGAAAAAGTGCAAGAGGCAATACAAGAAG GTATTGCCTCTGCCACAATGTTTGATGGAGCCAAAGACATGGCTTACTGTGACACCCAGCTCCGTGTAGCCTTTGATGGGGATGCTGTCCTCTTCTCTGATGAGTCTGAACATTTTACCAAGGAGCATGGGCTGGACAAATTCTTCCAGTATGATACATTATGTGAAAGTAAGCCTCTTGCTCAG GGTCCCCTGAAAGGCTTTCTGGAAGATTTAGGCAGACTGCAAAAGAAGTTCTATGCCAAAAATGAACGGTTACTTTGTCCTATCAGGACCTACCTGGTTACAGCTAGGAGTGCAGCCAGTTCAGGCGCCCGTGTGCTGAAGACCCTTCGACGGTGGGGTCTAGAGATAGACGAAGCTCTTTTCCTTGCTGGAGCCCCCAAAAGTCCCATCTTGGTGAAGATCCGGCCCCATATCTTCTTTGATGACCACATGTTCCACATTGAAGGGGCACAGAAGTTAGGTTCCATGGCAGCTTATGGctttaataaaaaattcagtagttag
- the NT5C1B gene encoding cytosolic 5'-nucleotidase 1B isoform X2: MSQTSLKQKKNEPGMRSSKESLEAEKRKESDKQGVRLSNQMRRAVNPNHSLRCCPFRGHSSCRRCLCAAEGTALGPCRTIRIYIHMCLLWEQGQQITMMRVSRDRTTDSGGEPQTIWGSQESSLRKTDSRGYLVRSQWSRTSRSPSTKAPSIDEPRSRNTSAKLPSSSTSSRTPSTSPSLHDSSPPALSKQPSLQPPASPQPPRSQDSRPPTPPEPDPGSRRNTKMQDNPEAWAQGIVREIRQSRDSQSREYSRTSPTEWKSSSQRRGIYPASNQLDRDCLPEQQQQQREDEDDYEAAYWASMRSFYEKNPSSSRPRPPKPKNAITIALSSCALFNMVDGRKIYEEEGLEKYMEYQLTNENVILTPGPAFRFVKALQYVNARLRDLYPDEQDLFDIVLMTNNHAQVGVRLINSVNHYGLLIDRFCLTGGKNPIGYLKAYLTNLYIAADSEKVQEAIQEGIASATMFDGAKDMAYCDTQLRVAFDGDAVLFSDESEHFTKEHGLDKFFQYDTLCESKPLAQGPLKGFLEDLGRLQKKFYAKNERLLCPIRTYLVTARSAASSGARVLKTLRRWGLEIDEALFLAGAPKSPILVKIRPHIFFDDHMFHIEGAQKLGSMAAYGFNKKFSS; this comes from the exons ATGAGTCAAACATCTCTCAAACAGAAAAAG AATGAGCCCGGAATGAGGTCCTCAAAAGAGAGTctagaagcagaaaaaagaaaggaatctgACAAACAAGGAGTTCGTCTGAGCAATCAG ATGAGGCGTGCAGTCAATCCGAATCACTCGCTGAGATGTTGCCCCTTCCGGGGTCACTCGTCGTGTAGACGCTGCCTTTGTGCAGCTGAGGGAACAGCCCTTGGCCCCTGCCGCACAATACGTATTTATATTCACATGTGCCTGTTGTGGGAGCAGGGCCAGCAGATCACCATGATGagggtgagcagagatcgcactacTGATTCTGGAGGGGAACCACAGACAATCTGG GGATCACAAGAATCATCACTGCGCAAGACAGACTCTCGAGGGTACCTTGTGCGCAGTCAATGGTCTAGAACATCCCGCAGCCCATCCACCAAGGCTCCATCCATAGATGAGCCTAGAAGCAGGAACACCAGTGCTAAG CTCCCCAGCAGCTCCACGAGCTCCCGGACTCCATCCACCTCCCCAAGCCTTCATGACTCCTCACCGCCGGCACTGTCCAAGCAGCCCTCGCTCCAGCCGCCCGCGTCACCCCAGCCACCCCGGTCGCAGGACTCACGGCCTCCCACGCCCCCAGAGCCCGATCCTGGCTCCCGGCGCAACACCAAAATGCAAGACAATCCGGAGGCCTGGGCCCAAGGCATCGTGCGGGAAATCCGCCAGAGCCGGGACTCGCAGTCGCGGGAATATTCGCGCACATCCCCCACCGAATGGAAGTCCTCCAGCCAACGCAGGGGGATCTACCCCGCCTCCAACCAACTGGACCGCGACTGTCTGcctgagcagcagcagcagcagcgggaGGATGAGGACGACTACGAGGCTGCCTACTGGGCATCCATGAGGTCGTTCTATGAGAAGAACCCGAGCTCCTCGCGTCCCAGGCCG CCCAAACCCAAGAACGCCATCACCATTGCTCTCTCATCCTGCGCTCTCTTCAACATGGTGGACGGCAGGAAAATCTACGAGGAAGAGGGTCTGGAAAAGTACATGGAGTATCAGCTCACCAATGAGAATGTCATCCTGACCCCGGGTCCGGCGTTCCGCTTTGTCAAG GCACTACAGTATGTCAATGCTAGACTCCGTGATCTATATCCTGATGAACAGGACTTATTTGATATTGTACTGATGACTAATAACCATGCCCAAGTGGGAGTGCGGCTTATAAACAGCGTCAATCACTAtg GCTTACTGATTGACCGCTTCTGTCTGACCGGTGGAAAAAACCCAATTGGCTATTTGAAGGCATATCTTACCAACTTGTATATTGCTGCAGATTCTGAAAAAGTGCAAGAGGCAATACAAGAAG GTATTGCCTCTGCCACAATGTTTGATGGAGCCAAAGACATGGCTTACTGTGACACCCAGCTCCGTGTAGCCTTTGATGGGGATGCTGTCCTCTTCTCTGATGAGTCTGAACATTTTACCAAGGAGCATGGGCTGGACAAATTCTTCCAGTATGATACATTATGTGAAAGTAAGCCTCTTGCTCAG GGTCCCCTGAAAGGCTTTCTGGAAGATTTAGGCAGACTGCAAAAGAAGTTCTATGCCAAAAATGAACGGTTACTTTGTCCTATCAGGACCTACCTGGTTACAGCTAGGAGTGCAGCCAGTTCAGGCGCCCGTGTGCTGAAGACCCTTCGACGGTGGGGTCTAGAGATAGACGAAGCTCTTTTCCTTGCTGGAGCCCCCAAAAGTCCCATCTTGGTGAAGATCCGGCCCCATATCTTCTTTGATGACCACATGTTCCACATTGAAGGGGCACAGAAGTTAGGTTCCATGGCAGCTTATGGctttaataaaaaattcagtagttag